Proteins encoded by one window of Salmonirosea aquatica:
- a CDS encoding ABC transporter permease, with the protein MKNIILVLQREYLVRVKKKSFIIMTFLTPFLFVGFYAAIIFIAIGSKETKTIEVLDESQLFANQFKETDELKFRYISMSLDSAKTGFKENKKGVDALVYIPENVLENPKNVRIYAAKNVSLDLKRDIEKTIERQIENIKLTEAGITRKIIEDARVNVQSETISLNEEGEKSSSSGAATVIGGICAFLIYISVFVYGTQVMRGVTEEKTSRIVEVIISSVKPYQLMMGKIIGVALVGLTQFILWILLTVMLTTAAGYIFKDKIGEGTKAQMEQVQKDMPSGSVGMAAASAGNDNPVTEVLSAVNSLNIPYIIACFLFFYLGGYLFYSALFGAVGAAVDNDADTQQFMLPITMPIVFSFLFAQMALRDPDGSLAFWTSIIPFTSPIVMMVRIPFGVPVWELVLSMVLLVLGFMGTIWLASRIYRVGILMYGKKVSYKELGKWIFYKI; encoded by the coding sequence ATGAAAAACATCATACTTGTCCTCCAACGCGAATACCTGGTGCGGGTGAAGAAAAAATCCTTCATCATCATGACCTTCCTGACGCCGTTCCTGTTTGTGGGATTTTACGCGGCAATCATTTTTATTGCCATTGGCAGCAAGGAAACCAAAACCATAGAGGTACTTGACGAAAGTCAACTCTTCGCCAATCAGTTTAAGGAGACTGACGAGCTAAAATTCAGATACATTTCCATGTCGCTGGATTCGGCCAAGACGGGCTTTAAAGAAAATAAGAAAGGCGTGGACGCGCTGGTCTACATTCCCGAAAACGTGCTGGAGAACCCCAAAAATGTACGCATTTATGCCGCCAAAAACGTAAGCCTCGACTTGAAGAGGGACATTGAAAAAACCATCGAGCGCCAGATCGAAAATATCAAACTCACCGAAGCCGGTATCACGCGCAAAATAATCGAAGATGCCCGCGTCAATGTGCAGTCCGAGACCATTAGCCTCAACGAAGAAGGCGAGAAGAGCAGTAGCTCGGGAGCGGCTACGGTAATCGGAGGTATCTGTGCTTTTCTGATCTATATCTCGGTGTTTGTATACGGTACGCAGGTGATGCGCGGTGTTACCGAAGAAAAAACCAGTCGGATTGTGGAGGTTATCATTTCCTCGGTAAAGCCTTACCAGCTTATGATGGGCAAAATCATTGGTGTGGCCTTAGTTGGGCTCACACAATTTATCCTCTGGATTCTGTTAACCGTTATGCTTACCACCGCCGCGGGCTATATTTTCAAGGATAAAATTGGGGAGGGTACCAAGGCCCAGATGGAGCAGGTGCAAAAGGACATGCCCAGCGGCTCGGTAGGAATGGCCGCCGCTTCGGCGGGCAACGACAACCCCGTGACCGAGGTACTTAGCGCGGTCAATAGCCTGAACATCCCCTACATCATTGCCTGTTTCCTGTTTTTCTACCTGGGAGGGTACCTGTTTTACAGCGCTTTGTTTGGAGCGGTGGGCGCCGCCGTCGACAACGACGCCGATACGCAGCAATTCATGCTACCCATCACGATGCCTATTGTCTTTTCGTTCCTTTTTGCCCAGATGGCCCTCCGCGATCCCGATGGCAGCCTGGCCTTCTGGACCTCCATCATACCGTTTACATCTCCCATCGTCATGATGGTACGGATTCCTTTTGGGGTACCTGTCTGGGAACTGGTCCTCTCGATGGTACTGCTCGTGCTGGGCTTCATGGGTACCATCTGGCTGGCTTCGCGCATTTACCGCGTGGGCATCCTGATGTACGGCAAAAAGGTATCCTATAAGGAGCTGGGCAAATGGATCTTCTACAAGATTTGA
- a CDS encoding aminotransferase class I/II-fold pyridoxal phosphate-dependent enzyme translates to MKPKKPQSSPYFSIGQLRLDHWNELKNEASFLARGKPDSKLAKQHKARIEELLDHLKTVERYYTFPGSGKVEKLRHMLDREEHNALAHNVAVTTRQLVGDAYRSHPLSALEVESEQGGVQEIREAGNGTQKNYFEVLFVEDLTAIDETALHEKLQDLRAPNEQFVYDVLVQRSFQDALIALIFNHNIQAVVIRYAPPFLSENISPLIKPYIQNVLNIDLEDRPEAELGPLLGELVKRFRPELDIYYVTDTSLTDLKDSTLQTFRRIYYRREDLQELHLGIIRGIRERYETPFFSALKEYSQKPTGVFHAMPISRGNSVFKSRWIKDFGDFYGRNMFLAETSSTTGGLDSLLQPTGTLKKAQEMASAAYGSQHTYFVTNGTSTANKIVLQALVEPEDLVLIDRDCHKSHHYGMVLAGSYPVYLDSYPIEKYSMYGAVPLASIKEKLLQLKAAGQLDKVKMLLLTNCSFDGLVYNVERVMEEILAIKPDMIFLWDEAWFAFAGFTYIFKQRTGMYTAKKLYDKYRTEKYRTKYGEHIKQLAKGEVPRMPDPDQVRIRVYSTQSTHKTLSSFRQGSMIHIWDEDFRKKSETTFLEAYMTHTSTSPNYQMLASLDAGRRQVQFEGYEMVEKSIELAMVLRAKVNDDPQLSKYFDVLTVKDFIPDQYRQSGLGEYYDKERGWNRMEEAWEKDEFMLDPTKITLFIGRTGVDGDTFKNKYLMDQFNIQINKTSRNTVLLMTNIGTTRGSVAYLTNALLTIAKQLDEEFLSLNRRETEISDARIKSLTQDVPPLPDFSRFHASFKAIPDVPGGNLREAYFLAYDEDNCEYISMADCRKAVEAGKELVASSFVIPYPPGFPVLVPGQVVSKEIIRFMIALDVTEIHGFRADLGLRIFTEKVLNRKIKMVEISANGKVEQKKTLEVSEV, encoded by the coding sequence ATGAAACCCAAAAAGCCCCAATCTTCACCCTATTTTAGCATCGGTCAGCTTCGGCTCGACCATTGGAATGAATTAAAAAACGAGGCCTCCTTTCTGGCGCGTGGCAAGCCGGACTCCAAGCTAGCCAAGCAACACAAGGCCCGCATCGAGGAGCTACTGGACCATCTCAAAACGGTAGAACGGTACTATACTTTTCCGGGCAGTGGGAAGGTGGAAAAGCTACGGCACATGCTGGACCGTGAAGAACACAACGCTCTGGCGCACAATGTGGCCGTTACGACGCGCCAACTCGTGGGCGATGCCTACCGCAGCCATCCGCTATCGGCGCTGGAAGTGGAAAGCGAGCAGGGCGGCGTTCAGGAGATTCGGGAAGCGGGAAACGGGACACAAAAAAATTACTTCGAAGTGCTTTTCGTCGAAGACCTGACTGCCATCGACGAAACGGCCCTGCACGAAAAATTGCAGGATTTGCGCGCTCCCAATGAACAGTTCGTGTACGACGTGCTGGTCCAGCGTTCCTTTCAGGATGCGCTCATTGCCTTGATTTTCAACCATAACATTCAGGCAGTTGTCATTCGCTACGCTCCACCGTTCCTTTCCGAAAACATTTCGCCGCTCATCAAACCCTACATTCAAAATGTACTGAATATCGACCTGGAAGACCGTCCCGAAGCGGAACTCGGTCCGCTTCTGGGTGAACTGGTAAAGCGTTTCCGGCCCGAACTGGACATTTACTACGTCACCGATACTTCGCTCACCGATCTGAAAGACAGTACCCTACAGACTTTCCGTCGGATTTATTACCGCCGCGAGGATTTACAGGAACTGCATCTGGGCATTATCCGGGGAATCCGCGAGCGCTACGAAACGCCGTTTTTTAGTGCTTTGAAAGAATATAGCCAAAAACCGACGGGTGTTTTTCACGCCATGCCGATCTCCCGGGGAAATTCGGTGTTTAAGTCGCGCTGGATCAAGGATTTCGGAGATTTTTACGGACGAAATATGTTTCTCGCCGAGACATCATCCACCACCGGCGGTCTGGATTCCTTGCTGCAACCTACGGGCACCCTGAAGAAAGCCCAGGAAATGGCCTCGGCCGCCTACGGTTCGCAACATACCTACTTCGTGACTAACGGTACCTCCACAGCCAACAAAATTGTGTTGCAGGCGCTCGTAGAGCCCGAAGATCTGGTATTGATTGACCGCGATTGCCATAAGTCGCACCACTATGGCATGGTGCTGGCGGGCTCGTATCCCGTGTACCTCGACTCCTACCCCATCGAAAAATACTCGATGTACGGCGCGGTACCTTTGGCCTCGATCAAGGAAAAGCTGCTGCAACTGAAAGCCGCCGGGCAACTGGATAAAGTAAAAATGCTGCTTCTGACCAACTGCTCATTCGACGGACTGGTGTACAACGTGGAGCGCGTAATGGAGGAAATCCTGGCCATCAAGCCCGACATGATCTTTCTCTGGGATGAAGCCTGGTTTGCCTTTGCGGGTTTTACTTACATCTTCAAGCAGCGCACGGGCATGTACACTGCCAAAAAACTATACGATAAATATCGCACTGAAAAGTACCGCACCAAGTATGGCGAACATATCAAGCAACTAGCCAAGGGCGAGGTACCCCGCATGCCCGATCCCGATCAGGTTCGTATTCGGGTGTACTCTACCCAAAGTACCCACAAGACACTGAGCAGCTTCCGACAGGGCAGCATGATCCATATCTGGGACGAGGATTTCCGCAAAAAATCCGAGACTACTTTCCTGGAAGCTTACATGACCCACACCTCCACCTCTCCGAATTACCAAATGCTGGCCTCGCTGGACGCGGGCCGCCGACAGGTACAGTTTGAGGGGTACGAGATGGTGGAAAAAAGCATCGAATTGGCGATGGTACTGCGCGCCAAAGTCAATGACGACCCGCAGCTCAGCAAATACTTCGATGTATTGACGGTGAAAGATTTTATTCCCGACCAATACCGCCAAAGTGGTCTGGGCGAATACTACGACAAAGAGCGCGGCTGGAACCGCATGGAGGAGGCTTGGGAGAAGGACGAATTCATGCTCGACCCCACCAAAATCACGCTGTTTATCGGTCGGACGGGGGTAGATGGAGATACTTTCAAGAATAAGTACCTCATGGATCAATTCAACATCCAAATCAACAAAACCTCGCGCAACACCGTCCTGCTGATGACCAACATCGGTACTACCCGCGGCAGCGTGGCCTACCTTACCAATGCCCTGCTGACCATTGCCAAGCAACTCGACGAAGAGTTTCTATCGCTCAATCGGCGCGAAACCGAAATTTCTGACGCCCGCATAAAATCCCTGACACAGGATGTACCCCCGTTGCCGGATTTCAGCCGTTTTCATGCTTCGTTCAAAGCCATTCCCGACGTACCGGGCGGCAATCTACGGGAAGCGTACTTCCTGGCCTACGACGAAGACAACTGCGAGTACATTTCGATGGCCGACTGCCGCAAGGCGGTCGAAGCGGGCAAAGAACTCGTCGCTTCCTCGTTTGTGATTCCCTACCCGCCGGGCTTTCCGGTGCTGGTACCGGGTCAGGTGGTAAGTAAGGAAATCATCCGCTTCATGATCGCCCTCGACGTCACCGAGATCCACGGCTTCCGCGCCGACCTGGGTCTGCGCATTTTCACCGAAAAGGTTTTGAATAGAAAAATCAAAATGGTGGAGATCAGTGCCAACGGCAAAGTCGAACAGAAGAAAACGCTGGAAGTCAGCGAAGTTTGA
- a CDS encoding aspartate aminotransferase family protein, translating to MLAELTKSQELFERRKNAVANGVGVFNTATVRDAKGAIITNEDGQELIDFAGGIGVVNAGHCPEPVVAAIREQAGKYLHTSFNVVTYEPYIELCEQLCELLPHGERTKAMLVSTGAEAVENAIKIARMATKRQGVLCFTDAYHGRTMMAMTLTSKINYKIDCGPFAPEVYRLPFPNYYRYGNGLSLDEYIDQELRRLDESGHNLIVPGSLAAVILEPIQGEGGFYSVPPRYLEGLRSYCDRHGIMLILDEVQSGFARTGNWASWQEYGVQPDISTYAKSMGSGLPIAAVVGRADVMDAAGPGTIGGTYIGSPICCAASLATIKLMKEENLNARAKEIGKMFMERFEKLQQEVPAIGDVRGFGAMNAIEFVKNGDPTQPDGDLCTQIVTACAERGLILISAGTFRNIIRVLSPLVITNEQYQRGLDIMEEEIINGVKKEKG from the coding sequence ATGCTAGCCGAGCTAACCAAATCCCAGGAATTATTCGAACGCCGTAAAAATGCAGTCGCCAATGGCGTGGGCGTATTCAATACCGCTACAGTACGCGACGCCAAAGGCGCCATTATTACCAACGAAGATGGCCAGGAACTCATCGACTTCGCAGGCGGCATCGGTGTCGTCAACGCCGGTCACTGCCCCGAGCCCGTCGTGGCGGCTATCCGCGAGCAAGCCGGTAAGTACCTGCACACGAGTTTCAACGTCGTTACCTACGAGCCCTACATCGAACTTTGTGAGCAGCTGTGCGAACTACTGCCCCACGGCGAGCGTACCAAAGCCATGCTGGTCAGCACGGGAGCAGAAGCGGTGGAAAACGCCATCAAGATCGCCCGCATGGCGACCAAACGACAGGGGGTACTCTGCTTTACTGATGCTTACCACGGCCGCACGATGATGGCCATGACGCTCACCAGCAAAATCAACTACAAGATTGACTGCGGACCTTTCGCGCCGGAAGTGTATCGCCTTCCGTTTCCTAACTACTACCGCTACGGCAACGGACTGAGCCTCGACGAATATATTGATCAGGAATTACGCCGCCTCGACGAAAGTGGTCATAATCTGATCGTTCCCGGCAGTTTGGCGGCTGTTATTCTCGAACCCATCCAGGGCGAGGGCGGCTTTTACTCCGTCCCGCCAAGGTACCTCGAAGGGCTCCGCAGCTACTGCGACCGGCACGGTATCATGCTCATCCTGGATGAAGTACAAAGTGGCTTCGCCCGGACGGGGAATTGGGCCAGTTGGCAGGAATATGGCGTCCAGCCCGACATCAGTACCTACGCCAAATCAATGGGTTCTGGACTGCCGATTGCCGCAGTCGTGGGACGCGCCGACGTGATGGACGCAGCCGGGCCAGGTACCATCGGGGGTACCTACATCGGGAGTCCGATCTGCTGCGCGGCTTCTTTGGCCACCATCAAACTAATGAAAGAAGAAAACCTGAACGCCCGCGCCAAGGAAATTGGCAAAATGTTCATGGAGCGTTTCGAAAAACTACAGCAAGAGGTACCTGCCATCGGTGACGTGCGTGGCTTCGGAGCGATGAATGCGATTGAGTTTGTCAAAAATGGTGACCCCACCCAACCCGACGGCGACCTCTGTACCCAAATCGTCACGGCCTGCGCCGAACGCGGCCTCATTCTCATCAGTGCCGGTACCTTCCGAAATATCATCCGGGTACTTTCTCCGCTGGTGATCACAAACGAGCAATACCAAAGAGGGCTGGATATTATGGAGGAGGAGATCATTAACGGAGTCAAAAAGGAAAAGGGTTAA
- a CDS encoding ABC transporter ATP-binding protein yields MNLLETRHIIKDYAEHRALDDVSISIPKGSIFGLLGPNGAGKTSLIRIINQITGPDSGEVFFDGKPLDDSHIQRIGYLPEERGLYKKMKVGDQLLYLARLKGLSKSEAMDRLKIWFTKFDIKTWWDKQVADLSKGMQQKVQFVSTVLHQPDLIILDEPFSGFDPINANLIRDEILELRQKGSTIIFSTHRMETVEELCDYIALIHRSKKVLDGPKKAIKEQFKTNTYFVEYTGTLNGIGERYDVQMARPLTAGLQRADIRLPAGSTANQLLQELIPQIEIHAFGENIPTMSDIFMRAVNEVPEG; encoded by the coding sequence ATGAACTTACTCGAAACCCGCCACATCATCAAGGATTATGCCGAACACCGCGCCCTCGATGACGTAAGCATCAGCATACCGAAGGGCAGTATTTTCGGTTTACTCGGCCCGAACGGTGCCGGAAAAACGTCCCTGATCCGCATTATCAATCAAATCACCGGCCCCGATTCGGGTGAAGTGTTTTTCGATGGCAAGCCCTTGGACGACAGCCACATCCAGCGCATTGGCTACCTACCCGAAGAACGGGGCCTGTACAAGAAAATGAAAGTCGGCGATCAACTGCTGTATTTGGCCCGCCTGAAAGGTCTTTCCAAGAGCGAAGCCATGGATCGGCTGAAAATATGGTTCACCAAGTTCGACATCAAGACCTGGTGGGACAAGCAGGTGGCCGACCTCTCCAAAGGAATGCAGCAGAAGGTACAATTCGTGTCCACCGTGCTGCACCAGCCCGACCTGATAATCCTGGATGAACCCTTTTCGGGCTTCGACCCGATCAACGCCAATCTGATCCGGGACGAGATTCTGGAACTGCGCCAAAAGGGAAGTACTATCATTTTCTCTACGCACCGTATGGAAACCGTGGAAGAACTCTGTGACTACATCGCGCTCATTCACCGCTCCAAAAAAGTGCTGGACGGACCTAAGAAAGCGATTAAGGAGCAGTTCAAAACCAATACCTACTTCGTAGAGTACACGGGTACCCTCAACGGAATTGGCGAGCGTTATGATGTTCAAATGGCACGGCCGCTAACGGCGGGCCTTCAACGCGCCGACATCCGTCTTCCCGCCGGAAGTACCGCCAACCAGCTGCTACAGGAACTGATTCCGCAGATTGAAATCCACGCCTTCGGTGAAAATATCCCCACCATGAGCGACATCTTCATGCGCGCGGTCAACGAAGTACCCGAGGGATAG
- a CDS encoding carbon-nitrogen hydrolase family protein, which produces MKPFAIAGIQMRVSATYANVELMKLKLDIAMNLYPWVEMVVFSELCAYGPLLHHAQEVPGLFEEEMRAAAKKHGVWLLPGSIFEKRDGKHYNTATVIDPQGEVVTRYSKMFPFYPFEVGVTPGHEFCVFDVPDVGRFGVSICYDMWFPETIRTLTVMGAEVILHPTMTGTIDRDAELSIARAMATVNQCYLFDVNGLDSGGIGRSIVCGPDGRVIYEAGTTEEIFPLELNIERVKRSRELGVLRLGQPLKSFRDHIGDFKIYQPGAKHPYLDSLGPLIKPTRLNKLTELKQKEADLEIPVSGIGYKGDEALTNEINFE; this is translated from the coding sequence TTGAAACCATTTGCCATTGCCGGAATACAGATGCGGGTGTCGGCGACCTACGCCAACGTCGAACTGATGAAACTGAAACTGGACATCGCCATGAATCTTTACCCCTGGGTGGAAATGGTGGTATTCAGCGAATTGTGCGCTTACGGTCCGTTGCTGCACCATGCTCAGGAGGTACCGGGGCTTTTTGAGGAAGAAATGCGGGCCGCGGCCAAAAAGCATGGCGTGTGGTTGTTGCCGGGTTCTATCTTTGAGAAAAGGGACGGCAAGCACTACAACACCGCCACGGTGATCGACCCCCAGGGTGAAGTCGTGACACGATACAGCAAGATGTTCCCCTTCTATCCCTTTGAGGTAGGCGTGACGCCGGGCCACGAATTCTGCGTGTTCGACGTGCCGGATGTGGGTCGCTTCGGGGTGTCGATCTGTTATGACATGTGGTTTCCCGAAACTATCCGTACACTGACCGTGATGGGAGCCGAAGTCATTCTACATCCGACCATGACGGGTACCATCGACCGCGACGCAGAACTTTCCATTGCCCGCGCGATGGCCACTGTGAACCAATGCTACCTATTCGATGTAAACGGCCTTGATTCGGGCGGCATTGGCCGCTCCATCGTGTGCGGTCCCGACGGCCGGGTCATCTACGAAGCCGGCACGACGGAAGAGATTTTCCCCCTCGAGCTGAACATCGAACGCGTGAAACGCAGCCGGGAGCTGGGGGTACTGCGCCTGGGTCAACCCCTGAAAAGTTTCCGCGACCACATCGGCGATTTCAAGATCTACCAGCCTGGGGCCAAGCATCCTTACCTCGACTCGCTCGGCCCGCTTATCAAACCTACCCGGCTGAACAAGCTGACTGAACTCAAACAAAAGGAAGCCGACCTGGAAATTCCCGTCAGCGGCATCGGCTACAAAGGCGACGAGGCGCTTACTAACGAAATCAATTTTGAATGA
- a CDS encoding biotin carboxylase — protein MTTQQINPTPPLKGIPDIRRYFHKNEVPLYFISATNFNLLGADEWIKGFKFICHIECFDGLHPNVFSPKEEMPHDEFQSIEDINNYLLMHPEVQNYIKLRSKDGVAGKVMFLMFDEKTEELAEKLGLEIMFPPAEMRTFMDNKVNTNRIAEKAGVACVPYVLSKVKNYQDLGKVSAEKLGTDLVIQTPFGDSGHTTFFISNEEEYDKYAEEIEQEEEVKIMKRINCRGSAIEACVTKHGTVVAPLMTELVGFKELTPYKGGWCGNEIFPDSFSDDIRKKARKYTQLFGDQLRQEGYKGYFELDFLIDQDNGEIYLGELNPRVTGASSITNHAVFALADAPLYLFHILEWMDVDYEFSVKAINDRWARQENSDSWSQMVIKHTQNTIEYVTDAPQSGIWHMFDNGHIQFDRMDTHRRAVESENEAFFLRISKPGDYFYEGADMGILVARGRMMTEDFQLTDRARSWIAAIHSKFSSNLIEDKREMPELIGSLTK, from the coding sequence ATGACTACCCAACAAATCAACCCTACCCCACCTTTGAAAGGCATTCCTGACATTCGTCGGTATTTTCATAAAAACGAGGTACCCCTGTATTTCATCAGTGCTACCAACTTCAACCTACTGGGGGCCGATGAGTGGATCAAAGGCTTCAAGTTCATCTGCCATATCGAGTGCTTCGACGGGCTCCATCCCAATGTGTTTTCACCGAAGGAAGAGATGCCGCATGACGAATTCCAGAGTATCGAAGACATCAACAACTACCTGCTGATGCATCCCGAAGTGCAGAACTACATCAAACTCCGCTCCAAAGACGGCGTGGCCGGGAAGGTTATGTTCCTGATGTTTGATGAGAAGACGGAAGAACTGGCTGAAAAGCTGGGTCTGGAAATTATGTTTCCGCCCGCTGAAATGCGGACCTTCATGGATAATAAGGTCAATACCAACCGCATCGCCGAAAAAGCCGGCGTGGCTTGCGTACCTTATGTGTTGTCCAAAGTGAAAAATTATCAGGATTTAGGTAAAGTTTCGGCCGAAAAACTGGGTACCGATCTGGTGATTCAAACCCCCTTTGGCGATTCGGGGCACACGACTTTCTTTATTTCCAACGAGGAAGAATACGATAAGTACGCCGAGGAAATCGAGCAGGAAGAGGAGGTGAAAATCATGAAGCGTATCAACTGCCGGGGTTCGGCCATCGAAGCCTGCGTAACCAAGCATGGTACCGTCGTCGCCCCGTTAATGACGGAATTGGTCGGTTTCAAGGAACTGACGCCCTACAAAGGCGGCTGGTGCGGGAATGAGATCTTTCCCGATTCCTTCTCGGACGATATTCGTAAGAAAGCCCGGAAATATACCCAGCTTTTTGGCGACCAGTTGCGTCAGGAAGGCTATAAGGGGTACTTTGAGCTGGATTTCTTGATTGATCAGGACAATGGCGAAATCTACCTCGGCGAACTGAATCCACGTGTGACCGGCGCGAGTTCGATTACCAACCACGCCGTGTTTGCCCTGGCCGACGCACCCCTTTATCTGTTCCACATCCTGGAATGGATGGACGTGGACTATGAATTCAGCGTGAAAGCCATTAACGATCGCTGGGCGCGGCAGGAAAATTCCGATAGCTGGAGTCAAATGGTCATCAAGCACACCCAGAACACCATCGAATACGTCACCGATGCCCCGCAGTCGGGTATCTGGCATATGTTCGACAATGGTCATATCCAGTTCGACCGCATGGATACACACCGCCGGGCCGTCGAGAGCGAAAATGAGGCGTTTTTCCTCCGCATTTCCAAGCCGGGCGACTATTTCTACGAGGGAGCCGACATGGGCATCCTGGTAGCCCGGGGCCGCATGATGACCGAAGACTTCCAACTCACTGACCGCGCCCGCAGCTGGATCGCTGCCATTCACTCCAAGTTCTCCTCTAACCTGATCGAGGATAAGCGGGAGATGCCGGAGTTGATCGGGAGCCTGACTAAATGA
- the dnaJ gene encoding molecular chaperone DnaJ — translation MAQKRDYYEVLGVDRKATAEDIKKAYRKLAIKFHPDKNPDDPTAEDKFKEAAEAYSILSDDAKRKRYDQFGHAGVGGGAGAGAGGFGGGFTMEDIFSQFGDIFGGGGSPFGDMFGGQGGGRRQRRGSDLRIKLKLDLNEVANGAEKKIKVKRHVTCETCGGNGAKNGTALTTCSTCQGNGQVRKVVNTMLGQMVSSSTCPTCNGDGKIITDRCDVCAGEGRLMQDDLITLNIPGGVGDGMQLSMSGKGNVPQRGGAPGDLLIVIEEEENEQLKRDGNNVVYDMHLSFVDAALGTSMEIPTIDGKARITVDPGTQAGKILRLKGKGIKDLNGYGRGDQLVHVNVWTPQQLSSEERSALETFRNSPNFQPKPGKNEKGFFDKMKDFFH, via the coding sequence ATGGCACAGAAAAGAGATTATTACGAGGTATTGGGCGTGGACCGTAAGGCAACGGCTGAGGACATTAAAAAAGCCTACCGCAAGCTGGCGATCAAGTTTCACCCCGATAAAAATCCCGACGACCCCACCGCCGAGGATAAGTTTAAGGAAGCCGCCGAAGCATACAGCATTCTGAGCGACGATGCCAAACGCAAGCGTTATGATCAGTTCGGTCATGCGGGTGTGGGTGGTGGCGCCGGGGCAGGGGCCGGAGGTTTCGGTGGCGGCTTCACGATGGAGGACATTTTCTCGCAGTTCGGTGATATCTTCGGTGGCGGAGGTAGTCCTTTTGGCGATATGTTCGGTGGCCAGGGTGGGGGACGTCGTCAGCGACGGGGCTCTGACCTACGCATCAAACTGAAGCTGGACCTCAACGAGGTAGCCAACGGAGCGGAGAAAAAAATAAAGGTCAAGCGCCACGTGACCTGCGAAACCTGCGGGGGAAACGGCGCAAAGAATGGTACCGCCCTCACGACCTGTTCGACCTGCCAGGGTAACGGTCAGGTACGTAAGGTTGTCAACACGATGCTGGGTCAGATGGTGTCGAGCAGTACCTGCCCTACCTGTAATGGCGATGGAAAGATTATCACCGACCGCTGCGACGTGTGTGCCGGTGAAGGCCGCCTGATGCAAGACGACCTGATTACGCTCAATATACCCGGTGGAGTAGGCGATGGTATGCAGCTCTCGATGTCGGGCAAGGGGAATGTACCCCAGCGCGGCGGAGCACCGGGTGACCTGCTGATCGTAATCGAGGAAGAGGAAAACGAACAACTCAAACGCGACGGCAACAACGTGGTGTACGATATGCACCTGAGTTTTGTAGATGCCGCCCTAGGTACCTCCATGGAAATTCCGACGATCGATGGCAAAGCCCGCATCACAGTAGATCCGGGTACGCAGGCGGGTAAGATTCTTCGCCTCAAAGGCAAAGGCATCAAAGACCTGAACGGCTACGGCCGGGGTGACCAGCTGGTTCACGTGAATGTGTGGACACCCCAGCAGTTGTCTTCAGAGGAGCGCAGCGCTTTGGAAACGTTTCGTAACTCACCCAATTTTCAGCCCAAACCGGGCAAAAATGAAAAAGGCTTCTTCGATAAAATGAAGGATTTCTTTCATTGA